A genome region from Natronosalvus rutilus includes the following:
- a CDS encoding aldo/keto reductase translates to MDLPPIGLGTMGIEDPDVIATALEVGYRHLDTAQIYGNEAVVGEGIARSDVPRDELTIATKVWADSLAPNDVIDSTDASRERLGVETIDLLYVHRPIETYDPEATLRTFDSLRERGWIEHVGLSNFTREELETARSILVAPIAAHQVEFHPLFRSPGLLEHARRYEYPVVAYSPLAGGRVRDLEPVVAVAEKHETTPEAVALAWVLTHDGVHAIPKASSRDHLEANLEAARIDLESVDIDAIDAIERREELFPE, encoded by the coding sequence ATGGACCTGCCACCGATCGGCCTCGGCACGATGGGCATCGAGGACCCTGACGTGATCGCGACCGCCCTCGAGGTCGGCTACCGTCACCTCGACACCGCACAGATCTACGGCAACGAGGCCGTCGTCGGTGAGGGAATCGCCCGGAGCGACGTCCCGCGAGACGAGCTCACCATCGCCACCAAGGTCTGGGCCGACAGCCTCGCCCCCAACGACGTGATCGACAGCACCGACGCGAGCCGCGAGCGCCTGGGGGTAGAGACGATCGATCTGCTGTACGTCCACCGACCGATCGAGACCTACGACCCCGAGGCGACGCTCCGCACGTTCGACAGCCTCCGCGAGCGCGGCTGGATCGAACACGTCGGCCTGAGCAACTTCACACGCGAGGAACTCGAGACCGCCCGATCGATCCTCGTGGCCCCGATCGCTGCCCACCAGGTCGAGTTCCACCCGCTCTTTCGGTCTCCGGGCCTGCTTGAGCACGCTCGACGCTACGAGTACCCCGTCGTCGCCTACTCCCCGCTCGCCGGTGGTCGGGTACGCGACCTCGAGCCCGTCGTAGCGGTCGCCGAGAAGCACGAAACGACGCCCGAGGCGGTGGCACTCGCGTGGGTCCTCACTCACGACGGCGTCCACGCGATTCCGAAAGCCAGCAGTCGCGACCACCTCGAGGCCAACCTCGAAGCAGCCAGAATCGATCTCGAGTCCGTCGACATCGACGCGATCGACGCGATCGAGCGGCGGGAAGAGCTGTTTCCGGAGTAA
- the rqcH gene encoding ribosome rescue protein RqcH, producing MSTEPKQELTSVDLAALVGELGSYEGAKVDKAYLYGDDLVRLKMRDFDRGRVELMLEVGDRKRVHTVSPERVPDAPGRPPQFAMMLRNRLSGADFVGVEQYEFDRILEFVFDREDGMTRIIVELFGQGNVAVTNREYEVIDSLETVRLKSRTVVPGSRYEFPESRVNPLTVSREAFDQQMDDSDTDVVRTLATQLNFGGLYAEELCTRAGVEKTLDIEDASEDEYERIYQAIERLALDLRNATLEPRVYLEGEGNDGSGDSESNDENGDSGGDGNSDDVDAERDDETNAHVVDVTPFPLEEHEGLASESHETFNGALEEYFFRLDLDADEPDPRDQRPDFEEQIAKHQRIIDQQEGAIQGFDEQAEAEREKAELLYAHYGTVDDLLSTVRSARDDGVPWGEIAGRLDEAKEEGMDAAQPFVDVNGKEGTVTIRLEGDPITLLVEDGVEKNADRLYTEAKRIAEKKEGALAAIEDTREELAEIERRRDEWETDDSDEEAADEEGDDERDWLAEPSVPIRQNEQWYERFRWFRTSDDYLVIGGRNADQNEELVKKYLERGDRVLHTQAHGGPVTVLKATDPSEASSGDIEIPDSSVEEAAQFAVSYSSVWKDGRYAGDVYVVDSDQVSKTPESGEYLEKGGFAIRGDRTYLDDTPVGVAVGIQCEPYTRVVGGPPSAIEGQAVTTIEVEPGRFAQADAAKRIYRELRERFADESFVRKIASPDQIAHFLPPGGSRLLEE from the coding sequence ATGAGCACCGAGCCAAAGCAGGAACTCACCAGCGTCGACCTCGCGGCGCTCGTCGGTGAACTCGGATCCTACGAGGGGGCCAAAGTCGACAAGGCCTACCTCTACGGCGACGACCTCGTTCGCCTCAAGATGCGTGACTTCGACCGCGGCCGGGTCGAACTCATGCTCGAGGTCGGCGACCGCAAACGCGTCCACACCGTCTCGCCCGAACGGGTGCCGGACGCGCCAGGGCGCCCGCCGCAGTTCGCGATGATGCTCCGAAACCGGCTCTCGGGGGCGGACTTCGTCGGCGTCGAGCAGTACGAATTTGACCGCATCCTCGAGTTCGTCTTCGACCGCGAGGACGGGATGACGCGGATTATCGTCGAACTGTTCGGCCAGGGCAACGTCGCCGTCACCAATCGCGAGTACGAGGTGATCGACTCTCTCGAGACCGTTCGGTTGAAGTCCAGGACGGTCGTTCCAGGCTCGCGATACGAGTTCCCGGAGTCTCGCGTCAATCCGCTCACCGTCTCGCGGGAGGCGTTCGATCAGCAGATGGACGACTCCGACACGGACGTCGTCCGGACGCTCGCGACCCAGCTCAACTTTGGCGGCCTCTATGCCGAGGAACTGTGTACCCGCGCGGGCGTCGAGAAGACCCTCGACATCGAGGACGCGAGCGAGGACGAGTACGAGCGGATCTACCAGGCCATCGAGCGACTGGCGCTCGACCTTCGAAACGCCACTCTCGAGCCGCGGGTGTATTTGGAGGGCGAAGGGAACGACGGCAGCGGTGACTCCGAGAGTAACGACGAAAACGGCGACAGCGGCGGCGACGGCAACAGCGACGACGTGGATGCGGAACGCGACGACGAGACGAACGCCCACGTCGTCGACGTCACCCCGTTCCCGCTCGAGGAGCACGAAGGCCTCGCCAGCGAATCCCACGAGACGTTCAACGGCGCCCTCGAGGAGTACTTCTTCCGGCTGGACCTCGATGCCGACGAACCGGATCCGCGCGATCAGCGTCCGGACTTCGAGGAACAGATCGCCAAGCACCAGCGGATCATCGACCAGCAAGAGGGCGCAATCCAGGGCTTCGACGAGCAAGCCGAAGCCGAGCGCGAGAAGGCCGAGTTGCTGTACGCCCACTACGGCACGGTCGACGACCTCCTGTCGACCGTTCGTTCGGCCCGCGACGACGGCGTTCCCTGGGGCGAGATCGCCGGCCGACTCGACGAGGCCAAGGAGGAGGGAATGGACGCTGCCCAGCCATTCGTCGACGTCAACGGGAAGGAAGGGACGGTGACGATTCGCCTCGAGGGCGACCCCATCACGCTCCTGGTCGAGGACGGCGTCGAGAAGAACGCTGACCGGCTCTACACGGAGGCGAAACGCATCGCCGAGAAGAAGGAGGGCGCGCTGGCGGCGATCGAGGACACCCGCGAGGAACTCGCGGAGATCGAGCGTCGGCGCGACGAGTGGGAAACCGACGACAGCGACGAGGAGGCGGCTGACGAGGAGGGCGACGACGAACGCGACTGGCTCGCCGAACCCTCCGTCCCGATTCGCCAGAACGAGCAGTGGTACGAGCGGTTCCGGTGGTTCCGGACCAGCGACGACTACCTCGTGATCGGGGGTCGAAACGCCGACCAGAACGAGGAACTCGTCAAGAAGTATCTCGAGCGCGGCGACCGCGTGTTACACACGCAGGCTCACGGGGGGCCGGTCACGGTCCTGAAGGCCACCGATCCCAGCGAAGCGTCCTCGGGCGACATCGAGATTCCCGACTCGAGCGTCGAGGAAGCGGCCCAGTTCGCGGTCTCGTACTCCTCGGTCTGGAAGGACGGGCGCTACGCGGGCGACGTCTACGTCGTCGACTCCGACCAGGTGTCGAAGACGCCCGAGAGCGGCGAGTACCTCGAAAAGGGCGGGTTCGCGATTCGCGGGGACCGGACCTACTTGGACGACACGCCGGTGGGCGTCGCGGTGGGTATCCAGTGTGAGCCGTACACGCGAGTCGTCGGCGGGCCGCCGTCGGCGATCGAGGGCCAGGCGGTGACGACGATCGAGGTCGAACCCGGACGGTTCGCCCAGGCCGACGCCGCGAAGCGCATCTATCGCGAACTCCGCGAACGCTTCGCGGACGAATCGTTCGTCCGAAAGATCGCGAGCCCCGATCAGATCGCACACTTCCTGCCCCCGGGCGGGAGCCGCTTGCTCGAGGAGTAG
- a CDS encoding S8 family peptidase — translation MSRDTHPVDRRTVLKAVGGTLATAGVSGLAAADPDDVVEVNVGFSNGRGRTAALEAASDTVREFAFDAVTIRVPKRAVSGLQRNPNVRYVEENGEMHALAQSTPWGIDRVDADVAHDNGETGAGADVAILDTGIDSDHPDLQANLGDGRAFVSCKGGPNSCGQDWDDDNDHGTHCAGTADAVDNNEGVVGVSTEATLHAVKVLDKRGSGSFSDIAAGVEYVADQGWDVASLSLGASSGSQALRDAGQYAYNNGVLLVAAAGNDGPCSDCVGYPAAYPEFIAVSATSADDSLASFSSTGSEVEIAAPGEDVNSTVPGGGYDTFSGTSMACPHVAGAGGQLMANGYTNTEARQQLKDTAEDIGLSDNEQGSGLLDVAAALGLSS, via the coding sequence ATGTCACGGGACACGCACCCAGTTGACAGACGAACAGTGTTGAAAGCAGTGGGCGGCACGCTCGCGACCGCCGGGGTCTCCGGGCTGGCAGCGGCAGACCCGGACGACGTCGTCGAAGTCAACGTCGGCTTCTCGAACGGCCGCGGTCGAACCGCGGCGCTCGAGGCGGCCTCGGACACGGTTCGCGAGTTCGCGTTCGACGCGGTGACGATTCGAGTACCCAAACGCGCCGTCTCCGGGCTACAGAGAAACCCCAACGTACGATACGTCGAGGAGAACGGCGAGATGCACGCGCTCGCACAGTCCACTCCATGGGGGATCGACCGCGTCGACGCGGACGTCGCACACGACAACGGCGAGACCGGCGCCGGGGCCGACGTCGCGATTCTCGACACCGGAATCGACTCCGATCACCCCGATTTGCAGGCTAACCTGGGCGACGGCCGGGCGTTCGTGAGTTGCAAAGGCGGCCCGAATTCGTGTGGCCAGGACTGGGACGACGACAACGACCACGGCACCCATTGTGCGGGCACCGCCGACGCCGTCGACAACAACGAAGGGGTCGTCGGCGTCTCCACCGAGGCGACGCTACACGCGGTCAAGGTCCTCGATAAGCGCGGAAGCGGATCGTTCTCCGACATCGCGGCCGGTGTCGAGTACGTCGCCGACCAGGGCTGGGACGTCGCCAGCCTAAGCCTCGGCGCGAGTTCCGGATCTCAGGCCCTCAGAGACGCCGGTCAGTACGCGTACAACAACGGCGTGTTGCTCGTCGCTGCTGCGGGTAACGACGGGCCGTGTTCTGACTGTGTCGGCTACCCGGCCGCCTATCCGGAGTTCATCGCCGTCAGCGCGACCAGCGCGGACGACTCGCTGGCGAGTTTCTCCTCGACCGGTTCCGAGGTCGAAATCGCCGCGCCCGGCGAGGACGTCAACTCGACGGTCCCCGGCGGCGGGTACGACACGTTCTCCGGGACCTCGATGGCCTGCCCGCACGTTGCCGGCGCGGGCGGCCAACTGATGGCCAACGGCTACACGAACACCGAAGCCCGCCAGCAATTGAAAGACACGGCCGAGGACATCGGGCTCTCGGACAACGAGCAGGGAAGCGGCCTGCTCGACGTCGCCGCGGCGCTCGGTCTCTCGAGCTGA
- the udk gene encoding uridine kinase yields MSIPSFVIGIAGGTGAGKTSVARDVAEAVGEAVTRIPVDNYYEDLSHLEYEERTEVNYDHPSAFEWELLREQLDTLSMGQPIEMPQYDFERHNRMDETVTVEPTDVIVVEGILALYDDVILEMLDLCVYVMTDADVRILRRIQRDVIDRGRNLEGVIDQYLETVKPMHERFVAPTKKHADVIIPEGVNRMAIDLLTEKIESELSEEFEPREPLETLDHD; encoded by the coding sequence ATGAGTATCCCCTCCTTCGTCATCGGGATCGCCGGGGGAACGGGCGCCGGGAAGACGTCCGTCGCCCGCGACGTCGCCGAGGCGGTCGGCGAAGCCGTCACTCGAATCCCCGTCGACAACTACTACGAGGACCTCTCGCATCTCGAGTACGAGGAACGGACCGAGGTCAACTACGACCACCCCTCGGCCTTCGAGTGGGAACTCCTGCGCGAGCAGCTCGATACGCTCTCGATGGGGCAACCGATCGAGATGCCCCAGTACGACTTCGAGCGCCATAACCGGATGGACGAGACGGTCACCGTCGAGCCCACGGACGTCATCGTCGTCGAGGGGATCCTCGCGCTGTACGACGACGTGATCCTCGAAATGCTCGACCTCTGCGTCTACGTCATGACCGACGCCGACGTCCGTATCCTCCGGCGGATCCAGCGGGACGTGATCGACCGCGGCCGGAACCTGGAGGGCGTCATCGACCAGTACCTCGAGACGGTCAAGCCGATGCACGAGCGCTTCGTCGCGCCGACGAAGAAGCACGCGGACGTCATCATCCCCGAGGGGGTCAACCGGATGGCGATCGACCTGCTCACCGAGAAGATCGAGTCGGAGCTCTCCGAGGAGTTCGAACCGCGAGAGCCACTCGAGACGCTGGATCACGACTGA
- the ilvD gene encoding dihydroxy-acid dehydratase — protein sequence MSSDDAFDHGKDERLTSRDVTEGADRAPHRAMFRAMGFDDEDFGSPMIGVANPAADITPCNVHLDDVADSALDGIDEAGGMPIEFGTITISDAISMGTEGMKASLISRELIADSVELVSFGERMDGLVTVAGCDKNLPGMMMAAIRTDLPSVFLYGGSIMPGQHEGRDVTIVQVFEGVGAYGTGEMDEEELDDLERHACPGAGSCGGMFTANTMASISEALGLAPLGSASPPAEDEERYEVARRAGELALECIEEERRPSDIVTRESFENAIALQTAIGGSTNGVLHLLALAREADVDLEIGDFDEISRRTPKIADLQPGGTRVMNDLHELGGVPVVLRRLLEADLLHGDAMTVTGRTIAEELAHLEETGDLPANDGDLEADFLYTVENPKEEEGAIKILDGNLAPDGAVLKVTGDDAFHHEGPARIFEHEEDAMAYVQEGHIESGDVIVIRNEGPRGGPGMREMLGVTAAVVGAGHEDDVALITDGRFSGGTRGPMIGHVAPEAFVGGPIGLLEDGDVVTVDIPDRTLEVDLDDAELEDRREAWDRPDPVYDGGVLAKYCRDFDSASNGAVTNPRLTRD from the coding sequence ATGAGCAGCGACGACGCGTTCGACCACGGAAAAGACGAGCGGTTGACCAGCCGCGACGTGACCGAGGGGGCCGACCGGGCGCCCCACCGGGCGATGTTTCGGGCGATGGGATTCGACGACGAGGATTTCGGCTCGCCGATGATCGGGGTAGCGAACCCCGCCGCGGACATCACGCCCTGTAACGTCCACCTCGACGACGTGGCCGACTCGGCGCTCGACGGGATCGACGAGGCCGGCGGCATGCCAATCGAATTCGGCACGATTACCATCTCCGACGCCATTTCGATGGGAACCGAGGGGATGAAGGCCTCGCTCATCTCGCGGGAACTCATCGCCGACAGCGTCGAACTGGTCAGTTTCGGCGAGCGGATGGACGGCCTCGTCACCGTCGCCGGTTGCGACAAGAACCTCCCGGGGATGATGATGGCTGCGATCCGCACCGATCTCCCCTCCGTCTTCCTCTACGGCGGGTCGATCATGCCCGGCCAGCACGAGGGCCGGGACGTGACCATCGTCCAGGTATTCGAGGGCGTCGGAGCGTACGGAACCGGGGAGATGGACGAGGAGGAACTCGACGACCTCGAGCGCCACGCCTGCCCCGGCGCCGGCTCCTGTGGCGGGATGTTCACGGCGAACACGATGGCCTCGATTTCGGAAGCGCTCGGGCTGGCTCCGCTGGGAAGCGCCTCGCCACCAGCCGAGGACGAAGAGCGATACGAGGTCGCCAGACGCGCGGGCGAACTCGCTCTCGAGTGCATCGAGGAAGAGCGGCGCCCCTCGGACATTGTCACGCGCGAGTCCTTCGAGAACGCCATCGCCCTCCAGACCGCCATCGGGGGGTCGACCAACGGCGTCCTCCACCTCCTCGCGCTCGCCCGCGAGGCCGACGTCGACCTCGAGATCGGCGACTTCGACGAAATCTCGCGGCGGACCCCAAAGATCGCCGACCTTCAGCCGGGTGGCACGCGCGTGATGAACGACCTCCACGAACTCGGGGGCGTCCCGGTCGTCCTCCGCCGACTGCTCGAGGCCGACCTGCTCCACGGCGACGCGATGACCGTCACCGGCCGAACGATCGCCGAGGAACTCGCTCACCTCGAGGAAACCGGCGACCTGCCGGCGAACGATGGCGACCTCGAGGCGGACTTCCTCTACACCGTCGAGAACCCGAAGGAGGAAGAGGGCGCGATCAAGATCCTCGATGGCAACCTCGCCCCCGACGGCGCCGTGTTGAAGGTGACCGGGGACGACGCCTTCCACCACGAGGGGCCAGCCCGGATCTTCGAGCACGAGGAAGACGCCATGGCCTACGTGCAGGAGGGCCACATCGAGAGCGGCGACGTGATCGTCATCCGCAACGAGGGCCCGCGCGGCGGTCCCGGCATGCGCGAGATGCTCGGCGTCACCGCGGCCGTCGTCGGCGCGGGTCACGAGGACGACGTCGCGCTCATCACCGACGGCCGGTTCTCCGGGGGCACCAGGGGCCCGATGATCGGCCACGTCGCCCCGGAAGCCTTCGTCGGCGGGCCCATCGGCCTGCTCGAGGACGGGGACGTCGTCACGGTCGACATCCCCGACCGAACCCTCGAGGTCGACCTCGACGACGCGGAACTCGAGGACCGACGCGAGGCGTGGGACCGTCCCGACCCGGTCTACGACGGGGGCGTCCTGGCGAAGTACTGTCGGGACTTCGACTCGGCGTCGAACGGCGCCGTGACGAATCCGCGGCTCACTCGAGACTGA
- a CDS encoding calcium-binding protein, with amino-acid sequence MKKSALATTALAVGAGASTNVAAQDDEEDGEGLQEGEVVIHGRDYFPDADFTVLAEMDSGTRDTLVEALGDEFDNDWDVYIIQVDIGTGGPLGHIFVDEDEAQVSEGDTATMSTDTVSFRNPELDLLELDIGAASGGGAAADEEEEEENGAGGGNGGGAGNETEDGAGNGGGNGGGNGGGN; translated from the coding sequence ATGAAGAAGAGCGCGTTAGCAACAACCGCCCTGGCTGTCGGTGCCGGTGCCAGCACGAACGTGGCGGCTCAAGATGACGAGGAGGACGGTGAAGGACTCCAGGAAGGAGAAGTCGTCATCCACGGCCGCGATTACTTCCCGGACGCCGATTTCACGGTCCTTGCGGAAATGGACTCGGGAACTCGAGACACCCTCGTCGAGGCACTCGGCGACGAGTTCGACAACGATTGGGACGTGTACATTATCCAGGTCGACATCGGTACGGGCGGCCCGTTAGGACACATCTTCGTCGACGAAGACGAGGCGCAAGTGAGCGAAGGTGATACGGCAACGATGTCGACTGACACCGTGTCGTTCCGCAATCCGGAGCTGGACCTGCTCGAACTCGATATCGGCGCCGCCAGTGGTGGAGGCGCTGCAGCAGACGAGGAGGAGGAAGAGGAGAACGGCGCCGGCGGCGGAAACGGCGGCGGCGCTGGGAACGAAACCGAAGATGGTGCCGGAAACGGCGGCGGCAACGGCGGCGGCAACGGCGGCGGCAACTGA
- a CDS encoding VOC family protein yields the protein MLTRLAWLGLEVEFLAPARRFYEETLELSVANRPLARHVNDARSDDERAVTLDAGGTELILRRPTGLPRGGLHTHFACSIPVAEYDDWWDALEDEHDLQEHTFGDARSLYLYDPDGNCVELGQGDVRGPGIDGVFEVVLEVASLEDAEDRYGRLGFETVDRGSDRRRVRMNGPVALELWEPQLGLADARGGVHVDLGFETDDLDAVEAALEQWVCSLERSNSRLIARDPDGHHLTVLED from the coding sequence ATGCTGACCAGGCTGGCCTGGCTGGGGCTGGAAGTCGAGTTCCTCGCACCCGCACGCCGATTCTACGAGGAGACCCTCGAGCTGTCGGTCGCGAATCGACCCCTCGCTCGGCACGTGAACGACGCGCGAAGCGACGACGAACGAGCGGTCACGCTCGACGCTGGCGGCACGGAGCTGATCCTCCGGCGACCGACGGGACTTCCGCGCGGCGGGCTTCATACCCACTTCGCCTGCTCGATCCCGGTCGCCGAGTACGACGACTGGTGGGACGCACTCGAGGACGAACACGACCTCCAGGAGCACACCTTCGGGGACGCTCGCTCGCTCTACCTCTACGACCCCGACGGCAACTGCGTAGAACTGGGCCAGGGCGACGTTCGAGGGCCGGGGATCGACGGCGTGTTCGAGGTCGTCCTTGAGGTCGCGTCACTCGAGGACGCCGAGGACCGCTACGGGCGTCTGGGGTTCGAGACCGTCGACCGCGGCTCGGATCGCCGTCGCGTTCGGATGAACGGCCCCGTCGCGCTCGAACTCTGGGAACCGCAACTGGGGCTGGCCGACGCCAGAGGCGGTGTCCACGTCGACCTGGGATTCGAGACGGACGACCTGGACGCCGTCGAAGCCGCGCTCGAGCAGTGGGTTTGCTCGCTCGAGCGATCCAACTCTCGGCTCATTGCGCGCGACCCCGATGGCCACCACCTGACCGTGCTCGAGGACTGA
- a CDS encoding HalOD1 output domain-containing protein — protein MQEDHDIGYRIIEAIATREGIDPLDVDPPLHDAVDVGALEDVLRSTNDSTSISFEYGRYTVHLDGPESVQLTPRPECDSSTACGSQSHHSEA, from the coding sequence ATGCAGGAGGACCACGATATCGGCTACCGGATCATCGAAGCCATCGCCACGCGAGAGGGTATCGACCCGCTCGACGTCGACCCACCGCTCCACGACGCAGTCGACGTCGGTGCGCTCGAGGACGTTCTTCGATCGACGAACGATTCCACCTCCATCTCGTTCGAGTACGGCCGGTACACGGTGCACCTCGACGGGCCCGAGTCGGTCCAACTCACCCCGCGCCCCGAATGTGACTCCTCCACCGCTTGCGGCAGCCAGTCACACCACAGCGAGGCGTAG
- a CDS encoding DUF5779 family protein yields the protein MSDFDLDLRTVEEHIDDELELEGSILLDVLDGSKDPEAWLEAVNAGNVLVLNVNGDVNELAAGFARDIKEAGGTLVHFRGFLIVAPPGVDVDTSRL from the coding sequence ATGAGTGATTTCGACCTCGACCTGCGAACCGTCGAGGAACACATCGACGACGAACTCGAGCTCGAGGGGAGCATCCTGCTGGACGTCCTCGACGGCTCGAAAGACCCCGAAGCGTGGCTCGAGGCCGTCAACGCGGGCAACGTCCTGGTACTGAACGTCAACGGCGACGTCAACGAACTGGCGGCGGGCTTCGCTCGAGACATCAAGGAAGCGGGCGGCACGTTAGTCCACTTTCGGGGCTTCTTGATCGTCGCGCCCCCGGGCGTCGACGTGGACACGAGCCGCCTCTAA